One stretch of Mycolicibacterium fallax DNA includes these proteins:
- a CDS encoding lipoprotein LpqH, protein MRTVRANLAGLAAVAVAAAALSGCASDRPAEVDAPTDPAGAPVAPEAPPQPHPDASGSVFVDGADQHISGPVGCETLDGVATIRVSTRVPLAWVKLSSLAAPAVLEVMVHAEDYLLGPTVTGAAVTKDGNTYRVTATAQRLVTSTVQMDQVPVEITATCP, encoded by the coding sequence ATGCGAACAGTGCGCGCCAACCTGGCTGGGCTGGCGGCCGTCGCGGTGGCGGCGGCCGCGTTGTCCGGGTGCGCGAGCGACCGACCGGCCGAGGTCGACGCACCGACCGACCCGGCCGGTGCCCCGGTTGCCCCGGAGGCACCCCCGCAGCCGCATCCGGACGCGTCGGGTTCGGTCTTCGTCGACGGGGCCGACCAGCACATCTCCGGCCCGGTCGGCTGCGAGACGCTCGACGGCGTCGCCACCATCAGGGTGTCCACCCGGGTTCCGCTGGCCTGGGTGAAGCTGAGCAGTTTGGCGGCCCCGGCGGTGCTGGAGGTGATGGTCCACGCCGAGGACTATCTGCTGGGGCCGACGGTGACGGGCGCGGCGGTGACCAAGGACGGCAACACCTACCGCGTCACCGCCACCGCGCAGCGGTTGGTGACCAGCACGGTGCAAATGGATCAGGTCCCCGTCGAGATCACCGCCACCTGCCCGTAA
- a CDS encoding DUF1214 domain-containing protein — translation MTQQNADSADLSAAYAGLLDEVRAAEKRFTEADPPLDEKDILDGYRLAFSLLRVAVDTYVWGDKDNPIFVDVISPYQKWGGDNSDAFYQIAPIDPTRRYRVTGNRGDAVYLSITVYGGPGDGGYSTRIVGTLNDRSLEFDADGNFEFTIGPDPVPGPWLKTEPDAEVALTRDYLVDRVNGVRPSWRIEALDPPARRRDDAADLARRMRAARKWLHEQLAMLPVRVEPPNELKDPYPVPSVTYGWAAGDAAYAMGGYQLEPGQALVIEGTSPPCVFWNLCLWNPFLHSYDYTYERVTINNDQVHYEPDGSWRIVVSETDPGHPNWVSTAGRRRGLLWFRWFLPEYTPDRPSCRVVDVAELGR, via the coding sequence ATGACGCAGCAGAACGCCGATTCGGCAGACCTGTCCGCCGCCTACGCCGGGCTCCTCGACGAGGTCCGCGCCGCCGAGAAACGGTTCACCGAGGCCGACCCGCCGCTGGACGAGAAGGACATCCTGGATGGCTACCGGCTGGCGTTCAGCCTGCTGCGGGTGGCGGTGGACACCTACGTCTGGGGCGACAAGGACAACCCGATCTTTGTCGACGTCATCAGCCCCTACCAGAAGTGGGGCGGGGACAACTCCGACGCGTTCTACCAGATCGCGCCGATCGACCCGACGCGGCGCTACCGGGTCACCGGTAACCGCGGCGACGCGGTGTACCTGTCCATCACCGTCTACGGCGGCCCCGGCGACGGCGGCTACAGCACCCGCATCGTCGGCACCCTGAACGACCGGAGCCTGGAGTTCGACGCCGACGGCAACTTCGAGTTCACCATCGGCCCCGACCCGGTGCCCGGCCCCTGGCTCAAGACCGAGCCCGACGCCGAGGTGGCGCTGACCCGCGACTACCTGGTTGACCGGGTCAACGGGGTCCGCCCGTCCTGGCGGATCGAGGCACTGGACCCGCCGGCCCGCCGCCGTGACGACGCGGCCGATCTGGCCCGCCGGATGCGCGCCGCCCGCAAGTGGCTGCATGAGCAGCTGGCGATGCTGCCGGTCCGGGTGGAACCCCCCAACGAGCTCAAGGACCCCTACCCGGTGCCGTCGGTCACCTACGGCTGGGCGGCCGGCGACGCCGCCTACGCGATGGGCGGCTACCAGCTCGAACCCGGGCAGGCGCTGGTCATCGAGGGCACCTCGCCGCCGTGCGTGTTCTGGAACCTGTGCCTGTGGAATCCGTTCCTGCACAGCTACGACTACACCTACGAGCGGGTGACCATCAACAACGACCAGGTGCACTACGAGCCGGACGGCTCCTGGCGGATCGTGGTCAGCGAAACCGACCCGGGCCACCCGAACTGGGTGTCCACCGCGGGCCGCCGGCGCGGCCTGCTGTGGTTCCGCTGGTTCCTGCCCGAGTACACCCCGGACCGGCCGTCCTGCCGGGTCGTCGACGTCGCGGAGCTGGGCCGGTGA